In the Ptychodera flava strain L36383 chromosome 1, AS_Pfla_20210202, whole genome shotgun sequence genome, ACACTAGGAACTGTTCAGTGGTGATTTCATAGTCGGGAATGAACCAGTGAATTGGTCGCCTGATATTGAATTTTATCTGATGTTGCGAGGGAGATACCAGACTACGCTTGAACGCTGCTGAACACCGTGGCTGGCATGAAGCCACACAGAGCGGTCGCGTGATACCATCGAAGTGCTGAAGAGATATTCCCACCGACCGGGGGAAAGATCGTCATAATTTTTGTAAGTACGGAAACTGTTGCTGACATTTTTAAGTGGGTTGCGGATAAGGCAGTCCTTGACTAGGCGTAAAGTGTCCTTAATTGCTCCGTGTGACTTCTTAACATCCACAGatgaaagaaatgttttaaatgGTAACCTGTGATCTCAAATGTGTGAAGGTGGTTCTTGTTTTTGTGTAAAAGTTTTCGCAAGTTGGTGACTAAAACTATAAAGGTTTTATCTGAAACGGTAATTGCAACTCGCGATGGATTGTGAATAACGTGGAGATCGATTGTTTTGTTAAACTCAGATTGATAAAACTGTGATATAGTATAAACGTTGATATTGAAGTATACAAAACTAGCTAGCATGCTACTGCCTGTCCATGTCCATAGGTAACAAGGGCTGCGATAACGCGGCTAAATATTTCGGATAAAACCGTGTGTCGAACTGTATAAACATGTCGACCGagatttgtttattttgatcaaaacgTTGATTTTTATCGGCTATTGTCCGTTGTCGGGCGCTACGATTGCCAGTCGGCGCGCAATAAACTGGCACGAAGGCCCGTGGATTGTCTGCTAGCAGTGAGCTGTGTTATACGACCTGGTAATTGTGAGGGACAGTGTCAACACGTGTAGCTCAGTAAATATTCTAGTTCATTACAAGCCCGACTTGAGGAATTTCAATTGTGTCTTCAAGTTTGCTATGAAGTCTTATATTGTCTAATGATGTGATCGATATCCTCCTTGTTTCTCAACGGACTTGGAATTTCCGTCCAGCATTCCATCCACGCCCATTTCGGCCCTTACTCACCGCTTGACGTTGCAATATTGTCCAGAATGAATCTGCTTTTCCCAGTTTCTGACTCAAGCGCGGAACGATTCCTCAATAAAACGTCGGCAGCCCAAGATCAACAGCGAGACGTCGAATTTATTTGGCTTTGGCATTTTGCTCGCGTTTATTTACGCTACCGCGTTGAAGAGGGTAACCCAATATTGAGCTGCCCGTAATACCATTATATAGCCATGAATGCGTTGGGCAGGTTTCGCTTTATTGGCAAGTGTCAGTGTTTTTTACACAGTGCTGCGTTCAATACGTCAAGTGCCCATCACGGCAAATATGAAGATTTTGAAGTGCGCACGGTGGGGAAAAGGGGAAACCCTAGATCAAGTGCGCGAGTGCAGGGTTTCTGCTCGTGAAGACCAAGCGGTGAACAATCAGCGCAAAATCACTGGCAACTCCGATATTGTATCGGACTTAGACGCTTAAGTCCATGATACCGTATCTAGAGTTTATAGTTCCGAAGTCTGTCGGCCCTGAAGGCGTTTCATAGGCCCCTGCATCCCCCTGAGGTACAAGGCTTGCCCGATGGAGGTCGACTGTACCACCCCGGAACATGAGCCCTGTACGCTCCCCATTTGGCTGAAAGGCGCTCTTACAGTACTTTGCTATTCTACAAATCACACACTGTGTTCTTTTCATCGCAGTTTCTCcgtattacaaaataaaactttagCATTAGCATTACAATATATAGATGTCTGAAGTGGTTAAGTAGTTTGGTTGTTAAAAGACAATAGCCAGTTCCATGAGTGCGATTTAGCACCTCACAGAACTGCTAGTTGGGTTACTTTTGAAGTACAATGTGATTCGAAGTAACAATAAACTGTGCAATTatacaaaatggctgtcacAAGTCCTAACTTCATCAAGAATTTCACTGTCActtaatatttcttttgctcaacAGATAATACATTCGTCATATCTTAAATGTAAAATCAACTCACAACTTTTAAAACGTTCTGTAATATCTGTAGGACCGACTTGCATTTGCCTCATATGGTTAAACAAATATAGTCAGGCACCTGTAATATTTGTATTTGCTGgtcaacattttgcaaaatccCAACCAGTACATTAATGTCAAAAGTCATATGTGCATCTAGCAATTGTTACTTATTTTTAATTTGGTAggatttatttttaatattttctttaaagCTTATAGTATTTGAATTATAGTGACAACTGACAATACAGATTCATTCTAGCTGGAGTTCAGTTATAGTTACAATTTGCTAGTTTTTTACAAGGAACCACCGGTTGCAAGCACAGACAAGCTACACATATCTCATTTTGACAATAAAGTTTAAGGTTTGCAGAACTCAGAAGCATCTTTCATGTTCCCTGGCTTCCATATTTGGAAGTTATCCACTTCTATTCTGAAACTATCAAATTGAGTTTTATAATCTGCGGAGGCTGTACCACGGAAGTGGATAATTTATGTGCGAAAATTAAACAAGTTGTTTGAACAGTTCAGGTTGGATGTAGGAGTGTGGAGTATGCCGTGTAAGAGGATATGTGAGATCAATGGTCCTACATACCAACTTAgacaaattaatgaaatctATATTCTGAGTCATTTGTACGCACTATTGACAGTCCCAAGTGTGTGTTTTCTTACTTTTCAAATCTCATTCCTATTGTCGTCGCTTTGTTCACTTGTTAGCCGAACTGAATGTTACATGCGTGGGCAGCGTGTCGCAATGGCTTTGACTTCCGTCTTTCGGAGCATGTCAAGGCGGCAGTGGGAATATCAAGGCGGCAACCGCTGGTTGAAAGCCCTGGCTTTTGGGACTAGCAGTCTCGTCATGCTACCAAAATAGCTCACTGTAACAATCAATACATTTTTCCATTGCTTGGTCAAAAGTCTGGTCACAGTCCGTGGGTTGCCGCATTGTTCACAGCAACATTCCAATGCAGACAGGGTTTCTTATACACTCTGTAAGCTCCAATCTAGCTCACTAAAAAACCCGGGATGACTTTGTTCTCATGAAGATGgcaaaacaatttaaatatccCAATTGAGCCCCTGGTCCCTCTGTGTCTCACAGTTTCTGTAACAAAAACCTACCCCTCTTCAGAGACGTGTCAAACTCGTTCAAACTCATTCTGTCCGATGAAGAGACAAAAGCTCTTTGACCGGGGTTCTATTCATGGCTATGAAGTGACACTCTTTTCCTAAACAGTGTTCTTTTGTCTCAAGTAGACCCAGCATCTTAGAAGaatcaaacaaatatttacatttcaatatgaAGTGTGGCAACAGACACTAGCATTATGGAAATTGTTCAGGCGATTGTTTAAAActaaataaaatcaaattataTCGGTGTGGCGTAATTTCATAATCTGTGAACAAGGAGCACACGAGGTATTTGATCTTTTTTGACAAGTTTTTTTGAGCGGACTAATGAGAGGGTATTTTCAATGCTTGATTAGTTTCCAAAAGCCAGAATCAGTGTCGGTGTTGAGCATACTGATCAGGGTTTAAACAGTATCACCTCGGGCTATGGCCACAGATTTCATtgttcttttttcaaaaatgacatgtCAGTACATCAAAGGTGTGAGTGATGCGTCGGAGAAGTGGTTGAAATATCTCCTTCCCGGCTAATTTCTAAAACATCTCCAGTTTAATTGAGATTAATTGGTTTGCCATTGATACTGTAAATTATTGTGATAGGAGGATATCACTACGTTGAAATTGACACGAAGAAAAATATcatgttcatcaaatttcacgaaAAGGGTACTTTGATGAATCGAATGCAGTGTGACATTTACACTGTGAATATTTTGATGTCTAggaatttacaaaatttgaagatCGCTCGTTCAGAGAACTTGTCAGGCCAGTCTCGGGAATAAAGAATGTTTAGATTGGATGCCAGCGCTGTATAGTTGTCTGTTTGCTAGCTGGTATTTTCTGGGGCTGTTTAGTGATTCCTTTGTTGTGTGACAAGAAAGTAGCAGTCTATACAGCGGTAAAACAAATATGATCTTTTGTAAAAGAAGTGGCTTGATAagtaaaagaaatatttgtgatGCAGTGGTTTGTCTGTCAATCAAGGTGAACTCATTTATACAGGTGAATCCAAAGTGCATTTCCGACAGCTACCGAGAAACTCAATCATGTCAGAGAAATTTCCATGTTATAATTTTTCTGAAGTTGTGGAATATAGATCCCTGAGACTTGAACCATGAAGACATTACTGCCCTCTGATTGGTCGGTTAAGAAGCATTGAGATTGACAAGAAGTGAGCATGAACATTAACTGGCATGCTGCCAAATATTAAAAACCTTTTAAACATATTCCTAAAATATTTcggtgtctctctctctcttgaatAACCAGACCTTCTCAAGACTTTTAGCGAATGCTTTTAGTTTTCCAATacctttcaaaacaaatatagaACAGTTATTTATCCATACATGACCTCCAACCCTATCATCAACCATTTCTCCTGGATTTATGAGCATGCTCAATGCCAAGCAAGTGTGCAGACAGTTTTTAATGGCTAAAACAGACATTATATTAACCCATGAAGTCTCGGATTTAATTGGGTTTGCCATGAAATGCTGGTATCAGCTTTTAGAAGTCAAGAAATACATCATCTCGAATTATCCTCTTTTAGTATCAACTCCCAAGTACGGTACTCAACCCTGTTACTTATGAAGAAGATACATGACATGTGgtgttatattttcaaatttcatggaGTAGTTCATCCGGCAGTCTGTCTTGAGGAGGGAGACTATTATGATATCCGATACAATCCAAACTAAACTGTTTGGAACATTTCTACATCAGCGTATACACTGGTTATTTTATAGTGATCAGGTTTCCTCTTCCGTTCCGTAATATTTAGttttttgtaaagttttgtATAAAATGTTGCAAGGCATAGGATTGGGTTTGAAGTTTGGAGTGGGAAGGGAAAAAGAGAGGCGGCTGCCATGAGACGTATTGTGTCGGTTTATCTCCCCCTTAAGGCGCTGGATTTGAGTCGGTGAAAAGAACAGTTGAGATGGGACAGTCGGGTACACACCAGAAAACTGAATTACCGAGTCCTCAGACAATCGTCTGGTCTTCTCATTTCAATCGCACCCTCCAGCCTTTATCACCGTAAAGGTGCACATGCAGACACCGTCTGGTGTTTTCATCGGTAATGCAATTTATGTGAAAAAGTCATTGCAAGGATGTAAAACAACCTACTTTAAACATTGTCAGTGCTGTTCAACAAACACGTCTCAAAAGAAGACACTGTTCTCCTGTTACTGGTATCCACATTGCTCCAGCGCTTGCTTTCAGATGAAACGATTTTATTTACGTTCTGTTTATTTTGTCTTGTTTCTCAATTACAGAGATGTGCTGTCTCCTAGCAACCGGAAAATACGGATGAGAATCTGACAGGCGAAACTCAAGAGGAGGCTGAGTTGGGAGAGTGAAATTTGAAGAGGCCAGCATTCCTTTCAGATATGTCAGGCTTCCACAGTTTAACAGGAGCGTTTGAAACTCTGGCCATGGATTCTAACTCCCATTCCGGCGCCAGTAGTGGTGCCAGCTTTAACAGTCATTACTCCAGCAAATCGACCAGGGAAAACTCTCCACACCTTCCAGTACTGGAGTGGGAACGCACCCGGCATGGAAGCTTTGATACCCTGAACACAAGTATTCCGGACGATATGgaatttattgacaaatattacaagttagTCGAGCTAGAGAAAACGCCTTGGCATGAATCACACATACAGAGGGTGCTTCACAGTGGAATAAGAGCCAGGCAAATTGCCCAACAAGTGCCCTACGCTATTGTGCAAAGGATTTCATATTTATTGCAAAGACCGTTGGTTCGGATCGCCAGGGAGGCACAGCGTCTGTGCGGTACCTATGGAAAATGTAGCAAGCATGAAATACACACAGCTATAAAACTCATTTTGTCATGTACTCTAGCCGAGAGGTGCCTAGCAGCCTCCGTCAAGGCTTTGTCCATCTTCCAGATGCGAGTGGATCAATTCCGCATCAGTAAGAAAGCACGGGCAGGACTAATATTTCCCGTCGGACGCTTCCACCGCTGGCTGGTGGACACGCACGTCGCATCACGCGTGGACGATCACGCAGCCGTGTACCTGGCGGCGTGCATGGAGAGTCTCGCTGAAGAGATATTCTTCCACGCCTTCCACGGAAACTTTGATGAGGTGGACGGAGAACTGTCACTGGAACTGTTTGAGTTTGGAGTTTCCAATAACTCTGATTTATGGGGAATTTTACAAACATGCGAACATCTGATATGTGGACGTAGCGCCAACGGTAAGTTTGATCATCATTACCTATTGTGACCGATTCCTTTTGTTCTTCTCTGTTGATGAAGTTAGTAATCCATTTATGCGAATGCAGTCATGTGGATCGGGCATTAATCTCTGGCCTTGTAGTCAAGGGAGCCGGGTTCTTTTTATCTCACATTGCTGAGTACATTGTACAATGACAGCCAAGTCACAAGTCTCAATTATTCCAAGGTGTACTTGACAAAGCAGATAAAAGTGGGTTTTGGTGGTTGTATTAGAGTAAATTGCAATCAATGTACAAAAGTCATTGTAGAGCTCAGCTAttgaccctttgagcgccaaagtcacctttataaaatgtgccccagtcaattttttttccgatttttgccaacatttttgtgaaaaactgtagccaatgaaatgtgatgtccatttgatccaaaattatcaaaaaaaaatagagaaaaactcataaaaattggtaaaagttGCACTGaaaatttggtgggaaaaattacagcactcaaagggtcaatGAATTATAGTTAAACGTACAGTACTACAAGCCATGTCAAGAACAGCAGTCAGTGAATAGCTGAGAATTatttgtgcaaaacatgaaatagcAGCCATGTATATATACACTAGGATttggttgtcatggaaacaaatCGATAAAGTGTTCTTCAAATGTGTTCAGAAGTAGAGGCACACTTGATGTCAAACCAAACTGACATGATATAGAAAGGAGAGAGAGACTCATCCATCCtaaaaaatcaatgtttgttGTATTGATGAAATGTAGACAGTATACGTGCTGTCCACAGCTTAAATTTATCACAGAGGGCTGTTATTAAGGATGAGATCAAGCCCTGAAATCTCGGTCATTTCAGTCTTGAAAGTGTTGATATGACCTGGAATAAAACACTGCCATGCGGTTCACAGCAAGGTTTATAATTCTCGTCCCGACTGAAGACTTAACAGGAATGCAGACTACAGCGCTAAGTCTGTTTGTTTTACTGCGCGTAAAAACCACACACATGCTCCTGAGAGACAGTCTGGCACACTGTGGATCAGGGGACTCCTACCATCACTGAGATGTTAACCCCAGGGTTAAACGGAGAAAAGGCAAACTAGGAACACACGCTAGGACTGACTTTACCCAGCCTGGCACATTAATCTCTGCCTCACCTTCATGTTCCCGACTATAATGACTTGTTGGAAACCGTCCAAGTTGTTTAAGCGTCAAATCCTGGCAAAACGTGTCAATACAGATGTGTTGGGCTTCCCATTCAGGCTGCGACTTTCATTAGTGTTTGGATTTTTTCTCTTAGACTGCCTTGCTGACATAACCCCTAGCATGCACCGTAATCTTCATCCAAGCATCAAACTCCACATTGTATCGCTGAGGAGATTACCACACAGATCAAACAACATGAATTTTGTCCTTGTATAGATACTGTACATTAATTATCGGGGCTGACCGTAAAAGTATTGTTACGATCAATATCTACTGCATAAGCCACAAAAGCGGGTCACTTTAGATATTTCATTTAATTCAATGCAAAATCAGAACTTCTGACAGAAAACTGTGGACAATTTATTTGAATCAGGTTcagcaaaaaacaaacaaatcatagATAACTTTGAAACCTAGGCTGCAAATAGAAATGTAGAATTCCAATCACACCTTTGAAGAAATATCTTTGATACGTATTACTATGAGTGAAAAACAATGTTAGGACTCAAGCAAAGTGTTGTAACATGCTAAGGGCAAGGTAAATATGAACTGAGTACTCTTTTCATCATGTCTCTGCCTTCTTCAACTGTTTTCTCAAAGCATCTTCTGGGTTGGTCCTTTCCATACTGTCCAGGTTTTGGGAAAAGAAAGAAGGGTAACAGCCACTGTTTGAGTACAGCCATTATTGGAGTACAAATACTCTACAAAATTGCTACACTGTTGCAAAAATGCAACAAACAAGTTTGCCTTGCATTTTGCAAGAGACACATAATACTGAAATCAATTGTCATTATAGTCTCATCCAAAATGTAATTTAGCAGACCAGTTCAAGTGCAGAAAGcagcaaattttgtcagtgtgcCAATGGCTAAGGAGTGTCTTCTGTTcctcaaaaatattttacatattacatgtaatggTATGAAACTAACTGAAGAACACTTAAT is a window encoding:
- the LOC139144852 gene encoding ankyrin repeat and BTB/POZ domain-containing protein 2-like; its protein translation is MSGFHSLTGAFETLAMDSNSHSGASSGASFNSHYSSKSTRENSPHLPVLEWERTRHGSFDTLNTSIPDDMEFIDKYYKLVELEKTPWHESHIQRVLHSGIRARQIAQQVPYAIVQRISYLLQRPLVRIAREAQRLCGTYGKCSKHEIHTAIKLILSCTLAERCLAASVKALSIFQMRVDQFRISKKARAGLIFPVGRFHRWLVDTHVASRVDDHAAVYLAACMESLAEEIFFHAFHGNFDEVDGELSLELFEFGVSNNSDLWGILQTCEHLICGRSANGLLTLSSSPLSNNSSARSSSSGSDYSNASKGLEENVKSRQMAAWR